The Kitasatospora paranensis genome has a window encoding:
- a CDS encoding S41 family peptidase produces the protein MPGSPRRVRQGATLTLVFGAVLLTGAATGAWGEPLPVPLPPSMDTAAQVAAGRDVTGADLTPQQAEQLVDGSGDRWAAYLSPQQYTQFLHGGYLGVGLSVDRTRDGSTAVTEVSAGGPAALAGIAAGDRLEAVDGTPADRLPVTEVVSRLRGAADPARAGTSVALTVSRGGAAARRVVLHRALLSAQEVAVDDPAPGVVRIAVHGFTSGVAERVRDAAKGARAVVLDLRGNSGGLVEEAVETASVFLDGGPVASYEARGSRRDLTAAPGGDTATPLVVLVDGGTMSAAELLAGALQDRCRAVLVGSRTFGKGTVQQPSRLADGGVLELTVGRYFTPDGRSPDGTGLLPDVAAGDPSAVDALALRVLAGLGMHP, from the coding sequence ATGCCGGGAAGTCCGCGACGGGTCCGTCAGGGAGCCACCCTCACCCTGGTCTTCGGCGCGGTCCTGCTGACCGGAGCCGCGACCGGGGCCTGGGGCGAGCCGCTCCCGGTGCCGCTGCCGCCCTCCATGGACACCGCCGCGCAGGTCGCGGCCGGCCGTGACGTCACCGGCGCCGACCTGACGCCGCAGCAGGCCGAGCAGCTGGTGGACGGCAGCGGCGACCGCTGGGCCGCCTACCTCAGCCCGCAGCAGTACACGCAGTTCCTGCACGGCGGCTACCTCGGCGTCGGCCTCTCCGTGGACCGCACCCGGGACGGCTCCACCGCCGTCACCGAGGTCAGCGCCGGAGGGCCGGCCGCACTCGCCGGGATCGCCGCGGGCGACCGGCTGGAGGCCGTGGACGGCACCCCGGCGGACCGGCTGCCGGTCACCGAGGTGGTGTCCCGGCTGCGCGGCGCCGCGGACCCGGCCCGGGCCGGCACGTCGGTCGCGCTCACCGTGAGCCGCGGCGGCGCGGCCGCCCGCCGGGTGGTGCTCCACCGGGCCCTGCTGTCCGCCCAGGAGGTCGCCGTGGACGACCCCGCGCCCGGCGTGGTCCGGATCGCCGTGCACGGCTTCACCAGCGGCGTGGCCGAGCGGGTCAGGGACGCCGCCAAGGGCGCCCGGGCGGTGGTGCTGGACCTGCGCGGCAACTCCGGCGGCCTGGTCGAGGAGGCGGTGGAGACCGCCTCGGTGTTCCTGGACGGCGGGCCGGTGGCCTCGTACGAGGCGCGCGGCAGCCGGCGGGACCTGACCGCGGCGCCCGGCGGGGACACCGCGACGCCGCTGGTGGTGCTGGTGGACGGCGGCACGATGAGCGCGGCCGAGTTGCTGGCCGGTGCGCTGCAGGACCGCTGCCGGGCCGTCCTGGTCGGCTCCCGGACGTTCGGCAAGGGCACCGTCCAGCAGCCCAGCCGGCTGGCCGACGGCGGCGTGCTGGAGCTCACCGTGGGCCGCTACTTCACCCCCGACGGCCGGTCGCCCGACGGCACCGGCCTGCTGCCCGACGTCGCGGCCGGCGATCCGTCCGCCGTCGACGCCCTCGCCCTGCGCGTGCTGGCGGGCCTGGGGATGCACCCGTAA
- the smpB gene encoding SsrA-binding protein SmpB has protein sequence MAKEKGNKLIAQNKKARHEYTILDTYECGLVLTGTEVKSLREGRANLVDGYAYIQGHEAWIDNVFIPEYTQGTWTNHSAKRKRKLLLHKEEIRKLESKSKETGHTLVPLSLYFKDGRVKLELALAVGKKLYDKRQTLREQQDRRESDRAIAAARRKQRAAS, from the coding sequence ATGGCAAAGGAAAAGGGCAACAAGCTCATCGCGCAGAACAAGAAGGCGCGGCACGAGTACACCATCCTCGACACCTACGAGTGCGGGCTGGTGCTGACCGGCACCGAGGTGAAGTCGCTGCGCGAAGGCCGGGCCAACCTGGTGGACGGCTACGCGTACATCCAGGGCCACGAGGCCTGGATCGACAACGTCTTCATCCCGGAGTACACCCAGGGCACCTGGACGAACCACTCCGCCAAACGCAAGCGGAAGCTCCTGCTGCACAAGGAGGAGATCCGCAAGCTGGAGTCGAAGTCGAAGGAGACCGGCCACACCCTGGTGCCGCTCTCGCTCTACTTCAAGGACGGCCGGGTCAAGCTGGAGCTGGCCCTCGCGGTCGGCAAGAAGCTGTACGACAAGCGGCAGACCCTGCGCGAGCAGCAGGACCGCCGCGAGTCGGACCGTGCCATCGCGGCGGCCCGCCGCAAGCAGCGCGCCGCCTCCTGA